The following DNA comes from Agromyces mangrovi.
CCGACTGCTCGTGGGGATGGAGCACCGCGAATCCGGTGCCGAGACCTTCCGCACGATCGCATACCTGCCCGTCGTGACCGGTGCCTGGCGCAACCGCGGGGAGGGCTGCTCTTCCTGACGGCCGCCATGCACTGGGACGCGATGCACGTGGCGCCGCTGGAGCGCCTGGACCTGGTTCCTCCCGGCATCCGCTCGGTCAACATGGTGCAGCTCGGCCGGGCGCTCACGGATGCCTCCGTGGACCCGCCGATCACGGCGATGATCGTGCACGGCTCCAACCCGGTCGTCACCATGCCGAACCAGACGCTCACGGTCGAAGGCCTGCAGCGAGACGACCTGCTGACCGTCGTGCACGAGCAGTTCCTGACCGACACTGCGCAGTTCGCCGACTACGTGCTGCCCGCAACGACGCAGGTCGAGCACCTCGACCTCATGTGGGCGTGGGGGCACGACGTGATCGCGGTCAACCAGCCGGCGATCGCTCCCGTCGGCGAGGCCGTGTCGACCACCGAGTTCTTCCGCCGGCTCTCCACGGCGATGGGCCTCGACGACGCCTACCTGCACCTCAGTGACGACGAGATGCTCGAAATCGCGATGGACAGCGACGCGTTCCGGGAGATGGACATCACCCGCTCGCGAC
Coding sequences within:
- a CDS encoding molybdopterin-containing oxidoreductase family protein; its protein translation is MHWDAMHVAPLERLDLVPPGIRSVNMVQLGRALTDASVDPPITAMIVHGSNPVVTMPNQTLTVEGLQRDDLLTVVHEQFLTDTAQFADYVLPATTQVEHLDLMWAWGHDVIAVNQPAIAPVGEAVSTTEFFRRLSTAMGLDDAYLHLSDDEMLEIAMDSDAFREMDITRSRLEGEGWARLADDRGPTPFADGGFPTDDGRCAFVAPLASVALDRDERWPLHLISAKGSLRFLNSSYAHVPWHVRAEELTVAMHPEDAAARAIADGDRVEVVNERATVPATARLGDVRQGVVALPSGWARGARGTSANALTPDGLSDAGGGGAFHDAFVEVRVAGDTSLEH